The nucleotide sequence AGTTTGAAAAACCAACATTTGGTTCACAGGAGTGATTAAAAACTCCAAAGCGCTCAAGCTCTTCGCGAGTTGTTGGAACTATAAAAAAATCCTCATCAATTTGTATACCTACCTGAGTCATGATCGATCTATACTCCTCAATTTCATCTCTATGAACAATAACACCGCCCAGCACACCCACGACCTCTCCTTTTAAAATTTTATCCTTAGCGAAAACCCCAACTCCCTGTATAGGGGAAGGACGTGCCTCTGATTGCGGATTCAGCCATCTATGTGCCCACTTTTTGTGTAAATCGTGCATATTTATGCCGGAATTTTGTATAGCTCTATGATGTATAAAAACTCTTTACCCTGTTGGCGCTAGCTTTGGGTTACTTTGAGTGACTTTTGAGGTTGTGTCTTCAACCACCATTTTTTCTTTAGATATTGAAATCACTTGCGACCGGTCAATCACAAGCTGATCTTTCCACAAATTTTTAATCAGCCCGGCTTTGACGTAATATTTTACAACTTCTTGCGTAGCCGGATCAATTTCAAAATGGTTGATATGCCCCAAGCTCTCACCGCTTTGGGTTTCCACTGGCAAATTCACTAAGTCCTGGTTTTCTAACATATTATTCTTCTTTCCCTTCACTCTTTTCCACCATCTCAACTACCTCGCCCTCAACGACTGCTGGTTTTTCAGCTGGATGGGTTTTAAAAGTGTAATGTTGTTGCGCAATCATTAGCAAGGTGGTTACAAACCAATATAAAATTAAACCAGCCGGCAAACTAATTCCGATAATGACCGTAATTGCCGGCATCATATAAGTCATCTGTTTATTCATCGCCGCCATCGTTCGCTCGTCCCCGGCGCCAGGGATATTAGGTTGGCGCTTACCAACCATCATTTTAGTTTGGAAAAACTGAGCCGCGCCAGTAATTAAGGCTAAAATAATATTTGGCTTAGACAAATCAAAAAATCCTAAAGTCACTGGGCTTATTGTGCCTGGATTTTCAATAAACGGATAAAGCAAATCAAAGCTACCGTTAGTCAAACCGCTAATAAACACACGGTAAACCGCAATAAAAAAAGGCAGTTGAATTAGAAGCGGCAAGCACGAGGATAGCGGGTTTACTTTTTCGGTCCGGTATAATTTCATCAGCTCTTGAGCCATCTCTTCTTTTTTATTGCCGTATTTTTTACGCAGCGCCTCAACTTTTGGCTGGAGTTGCTGTAACGTGCGTTGCGACCGGATAGATTTTAATGAAAATGGAAATAGAACCCCCTTAATGATGATGGTTAGTAAAATAATGGCAATTCCGATGTCGTTGCCCGGAATAACATTTACTAACCATACCAGGAGGTTAAATATGGGTTGATAAAAAAATGTTTGGTAAATTTGAAACATGTTATTTTACTGGATCATTCCCGCCGTGTGACCATGGGTTGCATCTTAAAATCCGCCACAAACCCATTTTAGACCCCCTTAAAACTCCATGGCGAGCAATCGCTTGATAAGTGTACTCCGAACAACTGGGGTAATAACGGCAAAACCCGTCCGGATACAAGCCGCGAAGCCAGCCATGGTCAAAAGATAATGTTTTTTGATAAAGGCGAATTGCCCTTAACGCGATAAATTGAGAAGTAAATTTAAAAGTAATCATTTAACTAACTTGGCGCGAGCAAATAAATATTCTAACTCTTCGCTTAAAGCTTGATAAGGCTCGCTTACCGCGCTCGGCCTGGCTACCACCACCACATCAAAGCCTGTTTTTACTTGTGTTAGATGCTTATAAATAATTACCCGCAACTGCCGCTTTAATTTATTTCTAGCAACCGCCTTTTTAGCCACTTTGCTTGATACAACCACACCAAAACGGCTTGCCGCCAGGCTGTTTTTCAATACTTTTATGGCTAAATGCTTGCCCCTCGCCCCGTGGCCACGAGCAAAAACTTTTTTAAAGTCTCTATCCGCCGTTAACCGAAGATCCTTTTCCAACATGAACCTAAGCGCTTAGCTTGGACCGGCGCTTAGTGCGTCTTCTTTTTAATACGCGCTTACCGCCCGGGCTGCTCATGCGGCTTTTAAATCCATGTTTACGCTTGCGTCTTCTGGTTTTTGGTTGGTATGTTCGTTTAGGCATAATCAAATGATCAAGTGCGGTCAATTGTACTAAAATTAAGCGTTAACGTCAATCCAAAACATTTTTGCCACTACCTATATTTATTTTAAATTGGTATTCACAATTTATCAACACTTTGATAACATTACAAGTCGCTGGGGATATGTTGCAAAACGTATGCACATGCTATACTGTGTAATCATCTAACACCCCCTAAATATTTTGCTAAGTCTAGCCTATATTAACTATGACCATGAATAAAAAACAACTCTGGCAAGCCACCCTGGGCGAGCTGGAGCTAGTGCTCAGTAAGGCTAATTTTATCACCTGGTTTAAAAATACATTTATCACCGCTTACGACGGCGGCCGGCTTACTGTCGCAGTGCCCAATACCTTTACTAAAGCATGGCTTGAGAAAAAATATCACATGGTTATTATCAGGGCGCTTCAAAAAATCACTAACAATGAGGTACGAGAAGTGGTTTATAAAGTTGAAACCCAAAAACCAGAATTCAGCGAAAACACCATGCCTCGA is from Candidatus Buchananbacteria bacterium CG10_big_fil_rev_8_21_14_0_10_42_9 and encodes:
- a CDS encoding SET domain-containing protein-lysine N-methyltransferase, translating into MHDLHKKWAHRWLNPQSEARPSPIQGVGVFAKDKILKGEVVGVLGGVIVHRDEIEEYRSIMTQVGIQIDEDFFIVPTTREELERFGVFNHSCEPNVGFSNSITLVAIRDIEPKEELVFDYAFCETAEENFNCNCGSSFCRKVISSQDWKNKEVQNRYKEYYSPYLRDRIS
- the yidD gene encoding membrane protein insertion efficiency factor YidD; translation: MITFKFTSQFIALRAIRLYQKTLSFDHGWLRGLYPDGFCRYYPSCSEYTYQAIARHGVLRGSKMGLWRILRCNPWSHGGNDPVK
- the rnpA gene encoding ribonuclease P protein component, whose protein sequence is MLEKDLRLTADRDFKKVFARGHGARGKHLAIKVLKNSLAASRFGVVVSSKVAKKAVARNKLKRQLRVIIYKHLTQVKTGFDVVVVARPSAVSEPYQALSEELEYLFARAKLVK
- a CDS encoding 50S ribosomal protein L34, whose amino-acid sequence is MPKRTYQPKTRRRKRKHGFKSRMSSPGGKRVLKRRRTKRRSKLSA